The following DNA comes from Lentibacillus sp. Marseille-P4043.
CACCGAAAAAAACAACTAAAAAGACTAACTCTACCAAAAAAATAAAAAACCAACATAAAGGGACTTGCCAAGCCAACTTTAATAATTGCTTTTTCTTCAAGGGAATAAAACCCAGTGAATCCCAACCTAAACCATTTTTTCTAAGGAGGTACTTATTAATTGTAAGCATTGTCATAATAAAAAATGGAATGAATATAATACCAACAGAATATAAGATGGTATCCGGATTATCAGGATTACCAAACAAAAATAATATGATAATACCCATTATGGAAATAGCTATTAACCATCCTAAGCTAATTATTATAGTTTTTATTATATCTTTAAAGCTAAATCTCATTACGGAAGTCTCCCTGAATATAGAATATCAACAAATTTTGAATATAAGATTAAACTAAGTCTTCGGGATTCTGTGCATACCATTCTGCAAAGCCACAGTTAGAACATATGAAGGGGTTTATACGGGTGTTTTTTTTATTTTTAAACAGCTGTTCTCCTTGTGGGTTTTTAACGGGTACTCCTTTGAACCCTTGATCAACATAACACTCTATCATTTGACCCCCGCATTTCTCACAGTTCTTTTCACGGTTATTTATCATTTAGATGCTCCTTATCATTAATTGCTTTATTTATTTTACGATAGCTAACTAGTCAAAGTTTCATATTTTATTATTAATCACTTATTGAATTACCTGCATTTAGAAGCTTTAATTCAACTAACAACTAATGCCTGTCCTTATTCCGTTAAATGTCCCTATTGTTGAAGACTTAGCTACTCAATTTATCTATTAAGTACTCTGCGCCTCTGCCAACACCACAAACAAGTGCAGAACCACGAGTGTGTTGCCAAGGTAGTCCAATATAATATAACCCATCAATAGGACTTACACCCCGATTATGTATAGGTCTGCCTTTTTTATCAATTGCTCCATCAATGTGGATCATTTCATAAGATGGAACAAAGCCAGTTGCCCAGATGATTTGATTTACTTTAAGTGTACTACCATCAGAAAAGGTCACCTTTTTCCCGTCAACCTCTGTTACCCGGGGTTTAAGTTTTACCTTCTGACTTTTAATGGCTTGTTTTAATTCCTTTCCAAATATAGGATCATTTCTTTTTTGAAAGAGTCTGCCTCTAATTGTATCCGTACCGGCATATAAAAGTTGAAGTTTCTGTAGCCAATAAAAAAGGCTTTTCCCAAACACTCGTAAAGGAAGGAATTTTAACCTATGTGATATCGCAAGGATGACTTCTCTATCCTCCGACAGTTCTACCGCAATTTGCGCTCCTGAATTACCCCCTCCTACAATCAATACATTTCCACTATTAAGATCTTTAGGTTCGGTATAGGAGGAAGAGTGGATATGTGATAATACATTATCATTATGGATTACGGGTGGTATATAGTTTTTTTAAAAAGGCTCCTGAGGCTACAATTACTTTTCTTGATTGAAGATTTCCACCTGTTGTAAATACGTAAAAATAATTATTTACTTTTTCAATCCCTGTAACCATGGTATTCATTTTGTGAGGCAAATTAAAATGTACTATGTAATCTTCTATGTAATCAGCCATTTCATCCTTTGTTGGATAAGAATTGGGATCACCTTTCAGTTCTTGTCCTGGAAGAGCAGAATATGCAAGCGATAGATGATTTTAATATTATCACATAAAATTAAAAATGGGGCTTTTTTATTGGAAATAGTCCTCGTTTGGTTATATAATTTAAAAAAAGGACAATAATTTAAAATAGGGCAGGTGATAAATGTGAAATACGAGAGACTATCAAAACTTTTTTATAAAAAGGGTAATGAATATTACAAGAATGAACTTGATAAAAGAACAAGTAGTTACGGCAGTTATTTAACATCATTAACGGTAAAAGGATTTCGAAGGGGACAAACATTAAGCGAACCTAACCAGTTATTCTATGTAAATACTCACCAGTTGATGTCTCTAAATAACAAAATATTACTAAATAGTTCAAGGATTTCTTCACTAATTAGCAAATTGCCGAGTTTTGTTATTGAGCCCTATTTCCATAAACTAATAGTCAACGAAGCACAAAGTAATAATGAGATAGAGGGTATCCGTAGTACAAAAAAGGAATTAAAAGAAGTTTTAAGCGATTTAATGAGATCTGAAAAAAAACAAAAACGTTTTAAAGGGTTAATGAAAACATATTTGTTTATCGATCAAATCAAGCCATTCACGGAAATATCCGATTTTAGAAGGCTTTATGATGATTTAGTTTCGGATGAAATTGACAAGGAAAATGCACCTGATGGTGAATTATTTAGAAAAGGGTATGTAGAGATAAATGATGGCACACAAACAACACATATAGGGATAAGTTCTGAGGTGAAAATAATTGAATCATTAAATGCGTTAGTAAATTTTCTTGATGATGAACGACATTCAGAATTATACCGCTACATGGTTGCTCATTATTACTATGAATATATACACCCATTTTATGATGGAAATGGAAGGACTGGGCGTTTGTTAGTGTGTAGTTATTTATCTAGATATTTAGAGAGATATTCTGCTATCACTTTTTCTTATACGGTTAATAGGAATAAATCAAAGTATTATAAAGCGCTTGAGGAAATACCTTCTCCATTAAATAAAGGTGAAATGACGTTTTACTTGATAGATATGCTAGAATTGCTTTCGGCAGGTCAAGAAGGAATTATTGAAGATTTAGAAGTAAACTTATCAAAAATAGAACGAATCAAGGAATATTTTAAAAGTGATAATTGGTCTGAACAAATAGAAGAAGCCAATTTATTACGAATAATGACTTATTTAAGTGTGTTCGTTAATGATGAAGCAAATTTTTCAGTAATTAAGTTAATGGAACTAACCGATAAATCGAGGTATAAAGTAAATAAAATTATGAGTAAATTAGAAGATGATGCCCAAGTGAAATTAACTAGCCAAAGACCAAAAAAATATAAAGTAACGGATGAATTTTTGGAAAGTATTTTAGTCGTTGAAGTAGATTAATCTTATAAGTGTTTGGTACATTTAGAAGGCAAATACAGAGTCTGAATATTGCATGTATCATTGCTTTTCCTATTTTACTTTCACGCTGGAGGTGAACACATGACCAAGCCTTACAAAAACAATAAAAAACCATTGTTATTTTTAATGGCAGCTATCCTCTTCATTGCTGGTTTGGCTGACTTAAAATATAAAGGATTATTTTTTCGACTGTTACCTGATCCAATTAAAGCCTCTTTAGAAAAATAGAAAGAGACGACATGAAAAAATTCCATGTTTCATTCTTAGTCAATGATTTTATGCTCCATAAAGGCAAGTAAATTCGCTTATTAACAAGACTTTTCGTCAAAAGTTATTTTTTGTACGAAAAGTCTTGTTTTAGGTTTAAAAATGTGTAAACATATATGTAAAGACATATGTATATATTGATAATAGCTGATGGGCTCATTTTTTGAAGCAAATTCCGTTTGAAGATGAAGGTAATGTACGTAAATAGTGATTAAACAGAAGTACATAAAGGAAGTGATAATCAATCATGAACACATTAAAACTACGATCGTTAATGGAGCGATTTTTTATGGAAGACCATGGGGAACACGATGTCACAACAGACTCGATTTTTCCAGGCGATGCGAAAGGACAGGTCGTTTTTTGGGCAAAGGAAAATGGCATTTTTTGTGGGGAAGAGGTTGTTAAGATAGGGTTCCACCTTTTGCATTCCCAAATTGACATACAGTTGCTGGTCAAAGATGGGGACCTAATTGAAACAGGTCAACAGTTGGCTATTGTTTCAGGAGAAATTTCAAGTCTTTTAAAAGGGGAACGCGTTATCCTTAACCTTATTCAGCGCATAAGCGGCATTGCGACATTAACTAGAAAAGCAGTGGACACGCTAGATAGTTCTTATACAAGAATTTGTGATACTAGAAAAACGACACCAGGCCTCCGGATGCTTGAAAAACACGCTGTACGCTGTGGTGGTGGCTACAATCATCGATTTGGCCTTTATGATGCAGTCATGATTAAAGATAA
Coding sequences within:
- the nadC gene encoding carboxylating nicotinate-nucleotide diphosphorylase; its protein translation is MNTLKLRSLMERFFMEDHGEHDVTTDSIFPGDAKGQVVFWAKENGIFCGEEVVKIGFHLLHSQIDIQLLVKDGDLIETGQQLAIVSGEISSLLKGERVILNLIQRISGIATLTRKAVDTLDSSYTRICDTRKTTPGLRMLEKHAVRCGGGYNHRFGLYDAVMIKDNHISFAGSIKRAVELVRENIGHMVKVEVETESKAQVIEAIEAGADVIMFDNCTPDEMKEYIKLVPAPIITEASGGIQLDNLASYRDTSVHYISLGFLTHSVKALDISAKVVI
- a CDS encoding Fic family protein, whose product is MKYERLSKLFYKKGNEYYKNELDKRTSSYGSYLTSLTVKGFRRGQTLSEPNQLFYVNTHQLMSLNNKILLNSSRISSLISKLPSFVIEPYFHKLIVNEAQSNNEIEGIRSTKKELKEVLSDLMRSEKKQKRFKGLMKTYLFIDQIKPFTEISDFRRLYDDLVSDEIDKENAPDGELFRKGYVEINDGTQTTHIGISSEVKIIESLNALVNFLDDERHSELYRYMVAHYYYEYIHPFYDGNGRTGRLLVCSYLSRYLERYSAITFSYTVNRNKSKYYKALEEIPSPLNKGEMTFYLIDMLELLSAGQEGIIEDLEVNLSKIERIKEYFKSDNWSEQIEEANLLRIMTYLSVFVNDEANFSVIKLMELTDKSRYKVNKIMSKLEDDAQVKLTSQRPKKYKVTDEFLESILVVEVD
- a CDS encoding NAD(P)-binding domain-containing protein translates to MADYIEDYIVHFNLPHKMNTMVTGIEKVNNYFYVFTTGGNLQSRKVIVASGAFLKKLYTTRNP
- a CDS encoding FAD-dependent oxidoreductase, producing the protein MPPVIHNDNVLSHIHSSSYTEPKDLNSGNVLIVGGGNSGAQIAVELSEDREVILAISHRLKFLPLRVFGKSLFYWLQKLQLLYAGTDTIRGRLFQKRNDPIFGKELKQAIKSQKVKLKPRVTEVDGKKVTFSDGSTLKVNQIIWATGFVPSYEMIHIDGAIDKKGRPIHNRGVSPIDGLYYIGLPWQHTRGSALVCGVGRGAEYLIDKLSS